The region TATCTCCTGCGGCTGGGCCAACCGTCGGAGGGCGGGCAGGAGTACGTGCTGCGCCGTGCCCCCCTCGGCCCGGTGGCGGCGAAGGCGCACGACATGCCGCGCGAGTACCGCTTGCTGGAGCGGGTGCATCCGGTCTTGCCCGTCGCGCCCGAACCCGTGCTGCTGGTCGAGGACGCCGCCGTGATCGGGGCGCCCTTCTACCTGATGGAGCGGCGGCGCGGGGTGGTCGTGCGGACGAAGTTGCCGTCCGAGTACGCCGCCCTTCCCGACGCGCCCCGGCAGCTCTCGGAGGCGCTGGTGGACACCCTGGTCGACCTGCACGCGGTGGACATCGGCGCAGCGGGCCTGCGCGACCTGGGCAAGCCGGAGGGCTTCAACGCCCGGCAGGTCGAGGGCTGGGCCGGACGCTGGCGCCGCGCCCGCACCGACGACCTGCCCCCGGTAGAGGAACTGCACGACGAGGACGTGATCGCCTGGCTGACCGCGAACACGCCCGCCGAATCCGCCCACACCCTCGTCCACAACGACTTCAAGCTCGACAACCTGATGCTCGACCCCGCCGACCCCTCACGGGTGGTCGCGCTGCTGGACTGGGAGATGACCACCGTGGGCGACCCCCTCGCCGACCTGGGCCTGACCCTGACCTACTGGACGATGCCCCAGCAGCCCGGTGGGGCCGAGAACCGCATCGGGGCGAATGCGCCTGGCTTCCTGAGCCGCGAGGAATTTCTGGAACGCTACGCCGCACGCAGCGGGCGCGACGTGGCGAATATCGCGTGGTACGAGGTCCTGGGCCACTTCAAGCTGGCAGTGATCGTGCAGCAGATTTATGCTCGCTACCGTGCCGGGCAGACGAAAGACCCCCGCTTCGCGCCGCTGGGCCAGCAGGCCGCGTGGCTGATCGGGGAGGCGTGGCAGCAGATTCGGGAGGTCGGCGGTGGGAGGGTGTGAGCGGGGCGCGAGGGCATGATCCTTCCCTGAACACGACTTTCAGCGCGGGAAGCCTACGCTGCCCGCATGGAACTGTTCTGGTCGGTCCTGACGGACATCCTGACGCCGCAGGGAGGCTGGTCGCTGCGGCTGATTCTGCGGATCGTCCTGAGTTCGCTGCTGCTGCTGGGCTACGTGATTGTCCTCGCCCGGATCTTCGGCTCGCGCACTTTCGCGTCCTTTACCTCCTTCGACTTTCTGGTCAACGTCGCGGCGGGGTCGCTGGTCGCCAGCGCCATCCTGGGCAACTCCATTGTCGAGTCGGCGCTGAGCCTGCTCGTGCTGGTGCTCGCGCAGTGGGGTATCTCGGCGTGGGGGGCGCGGTCGGAAGCGGTGCAGGACACCTTCGACAATTCCCCAGTCGTACTGGTCGAAAATGGGCAGGTGCGGGAAGGCGCGATGCGCCGCTCGCGGGTGGCCCGCGCCACCCTGGAAGGCAAGATGCGCGAGGCGGGCGTGACCGAATTGTCGGACGTAAAGTTCGCCGTGCTGGAATCGGGGGGGACCATCAGCGTCGTGAAGGCGTGAGAGGCGGGCCGCATGAGTGAACTTATCCTCGTGCGGCACGGGCAGGCCACCCCCTTCGAGGCCGACACCGACCGCCTTTCCCCGCTGGGCGAGGCGCAGGCCCGCGCCGTGGGCGAGTGGCTGGTCGAGTCTGGCCTGGAGCCCACCGACGTGATCTCCGGCTCCTTGATTCGCCAGCGAGAGAGCGCCCGCCTCGCCTCGGAAGCGGCGGGAGGGAGCTGGCCCGACCCTGTGACCGACCCCCGGCTGGCCGAGTACGACGGCGACGGCCTGATCCGCACCCTCGCACCCCTGCTGGCAGCCCGTGACCCCGGCTTCGACGCCCTGCTGCGGGCCTCTGAGGCTTCGCGGGAGGGGCTAGACCGCAACCGCCACCTTCAGCGGATGCTCGAACCCCTGGCGGCCGCTTACCTGCGCGGCGAGGTCGCGCACGCGGACGTGGAGCCGTGGGCGGAGTTCCGCGCCCGCGTCCACGCCTTCCTGCGCGAGTTGCTGGCGGGGCCGTCGGGCCGCACCGTGCTCGCCTTCACCTCGGGCGGCGTAATTGGCGTGACGGTGGCGGCGGTGCTCCGCGCCCCCGACGAGTCCGCCCTCACGCTGAACTGGCGCGTCCGCAACGGCAGCCTCACCCGCCTGACCTACGGCGGGGGCCGCGCCAGCCTCGATTCCTTCAATGAAACGGCCCACCTGAACGAAGCCCTCTCGTCCTGGCGCTAAAGGAGTCCCATGTCCCTCGACCCCCACCTCAAGGAAATCCTGCTGATGATGGCCGCCGCCCCCCAGCCCACCGGCCTGGAGGAGATGCGGGCTGCCGTGGTCGCCAACGCCGCCCGGATGCCGAAGCGCCCGGTCCAGATTGCTGGAACACGCGACATGACAGTTCCCGGCCCCGCCTCCGACCTCCCCGCCCGGCTGTACACCCCGGAGGGCGAGGGGCCGCACCCGCTCACGGTCTACTTCCACGGCGGCGGGTTTGTCGCCTACTCCATCGAGACGCATGACAGCGTGTGCCGGGAACTCTGCGCCGTGGCGAACACGGCCGTCCTGAGTGTCGAGTACCGCCTCGCGCCCGAGCACCGCTTTCCCGCCGGGGTGGAGGATGCCTACGCCGCGCTGACCTGGGCTGCCGCGCACGGGGAGGAGCTGGGGGCGGACACCTCGCGCCTCGCCCTGGCCGGGGACAGCGCGGGCGCGAGCCTGTGTATCGCCTGCACCCTGCTGGCGAGGGACAACGGTGGTCCCGCGATCCGTGCCCAACTGCTGATCTATCCGGCGGCCGACTTCGTGAACACGGACCGTTACCCCAGCCGCCGGGAGAATGCGGAGGGCTACTTCCTGACCGAAGAGCGGATGCGCTTTTTCGGGCAGATGTACCTCCAGGACGCCGCCCACGGTGCCCACCCCCATGTCTCGCCCCTCCATGCCGCCGAGTTGCATGACCTCCCACCCGCCCTGGTAATGACCGCCGAGTTCGACCCCCTGCGCGACGAGGGCGCAGCCTACGCGCAGGCTCTTCAGGCGGCGGGTGTCCGCGCCGAGCACCTTCCCGGCCCCGGCATGATCCACGGCTTTGCCAACATGACGGCCCTCTCGCCCGCTGCCGCCGGGCTGCTCGACCAGGCGGCGGCGTGGTTGGGGCGCGAACTCTCCTGACACGGCCCGGACGAGTGCAGGGGCCTCCTCCCTATCCCGAGCGGGGGTAAGTGCCCACAAGACAGCCGTGGACTCTGGAGCCCAGGGAGGCAGGCAACGGGAGGAGTCACGGCCCTCAGAGCCTGTTTTAAAAGTGGAACGGCGCTTTTCATCGGCGCGGTAAACAGGGGGTTTTGCCCCTCCCCCCTTGCGGGGGACTGGGACAACTCGCACCGCGAGAGGCTGGGACTCGTAGAGCTGCCCCGCAGAGGGGGGAACGCACACGACTTCCCAGCGCACGCCACGGACGATGAGTACCCTTCTGAAACAGGCCCTCGGGGGCTTACCCCCTCGCCCGCTCGGGGGGGGGTGGGCCACCCACACAGACGCGGTCGCGCCCGGCGGCCTTGGCGCGGTACAGGGCCACGTCGGCGCGGGCCACCCAGCGGTCGAGGTCGTCGCCGGGCCGGGCCTCGGCCACTCCCAGGCTGGCGGTCACGGGGCCAGCCTCCGCAAAGGGGGAGGCGCCGATCTCCCGGCGCAGCCGCTCGGCGACCTGACTCGCTCCCGGCGCGTCGGCGCCCGGCAGCACGATCAGAAATTCCTCGCCGCCCCAGCGCCCCACGGTGTCGGTCCCGCGCAGGGCGCCGCGCAGCCGGGCCGCCGCCTGGGCCAGCACCGCGTCCCCGACGTTGTGGCCGTGGCGGTCGTTGATGCCCTTGAAGTGGTCGAGGTCGAGCAGAATCAGGCAGGCGGGCTGGCCTGGGGCCTCCAGCAGCCGCTCGACGGCCGCGTAAAGGGCGCGGCGGTTGGGGAGCCCGGTCAGGGCGTCGGTGTTCGCCAGCGCCTCCAGGGTCAGGCGCTCCCCACGCTCCAGCAGGAAATGCTGGCGGTACCACGCCAGCCCGTAGAGCAGCACCAGGATGGCCCCGCAGGTGAGTTGCACCCGCACGAGCTCGGGCAGGTCGCCGGGACCGCGCCCGCGCAGGACCAGACCCGTCCAGGGCAGCGCCACACACAGGGCATACAGCCCGGCCGACACCAGCAGCGCACCCCGCGCACTCAGCAGCAGGTAGCTCAGGATGGACAGCGCCACCAGCATCCAGTAGGCCGAACTCGCCAGGCCCAGCGCCGCTTGCTCTGGGGCGATCAGGGCCAGGGCCATCTGCGCGGCGATCGCCAGCACGTTGCTGACAAACACCACCCGTTCGGCCACCACCAGCGGTCGCCCCCGCAGCAGCCACGCAGCCGTCCACAGGCACATGAGTAGCAGCAGGGGGTGGACGTACAGCACATAGGGGTCATAAGGTCCGCGCCCCCAGGTCAGCAGCCACACCAGCGCGAGCACGGCGGCCCCCACTCCCAGCGCGGCGAGGTACAGTCGGCGCCGGAGCCCCTCGGCCACATTCCCCCCCGCTCCTCCGGGAAGGGTCGGCGGCGTGAAGCGGCGGCGGTCCGGCACGGGCATGTTCCCCGAGAGTACAACCGCGCCTCCCTTTTCCCGCCGGGGGGCCTCCTGATGATGAGGGCCACCCCAAGCCTTCTTGAGTCTTCTTACATTGCAGGATGAAGTTTTTCTCCAGGCTTGGTCTGTCCGCTTCGCCCGGAAGCGTTCTAAAATGTGCCGTCCCCACACGTGCGAGGTGTCTCGGCGTGCTGGCGAATGGCGGAGACCAGAGCGACCAGCATCCACGGGACCGCTTCCCGCCAACATACGCAGGCAGAGGTGGCCCAGGCTGCCGGGGTTCCTGCGGGCTGTGCCGGGCTTTCCAGCGCACAGCCGCCTTCTTCTCTGATGTTCACCCTGCGGAGGGCTCCTACGATGAATCTGTCCATGACCTCACTGCCCACCCGTACTGCCGCGCCCGCCCTGCTGGTGGTGGCCCACCTGCGCTGGGACTTCGTGTTTCAGCGGCCCCAGCACCTGATGACGCGGGCGGCCCGCTCCCGGCGGGTGTACTACATCGAGGAGCCCGTGTTCGGCGCCCACGCGGACCACCTCGTCTCGCGTGAGGAGGCGTGCGGCGTGACGGTGGTCCAGCCCCACGTCGAAGCGGGACACAGCCCGGCCGAGTCGCAGGCGCGGACCGCCCGGCTGCTGTGCGGGCTGGTGCAGGAGCAGGAGCTGGCCGAGTACGACCTGTGGGTCTACACGCCCTACGAGTTGCCCATCACGGCCGGACTCACCCCACGCGTGACCGTCTACGACTGCATGGACGAACTCGCCCAGTTCAAGGGCGCCCCCCCCGAGCTGCGCGAGCGCGAGGACCAGCTGTTCGAGCAGGCCGACCTCGTCTTCACGGGCGGTCACCGCCTGTACGAGGCCAAGCGTGAGCGGCACGCGGGGGCCCACCCCTTTCCCTCCAGCGTGGAGGTCGAGCACTTCGCCCGTGCGCGCCAGAACCCGGAGGACGCCCCGGACCAGCGGAACCTGCCCCGGCCCCGGCTGGGCTTTTACGGCGTGATCGACGAGCGCTTCGACATCGAGCTGATCGGTGAACTCGCCCGCCGTCGCCCGGAGTGGCAGTTCGTGCTGCTGGGGCCGGTCGTGAAGATTGACCCCGCCGACCTACCGCGCGGTGAGAACCTGCACTACCTGGGCATGAAGAGCTACAGCGAACTCCCCACCTACCTCGCGTACTGGGACGTGGCGCTGCTGCCCTTCGCGCTGAACGAGGCCACCGAGTTCATCAGCCCCACCAAGACGCCCGAGTACCTTGCGGCGGGGGTGCCGGTCGTGTCCACCCCCATCCG is a window of Deinococcus terrestris DNA encoding:
- a CDS encoding phosphotransferase family protein, with protein sequence MTRPDTAPVRPGEELPLDALKEALRGKVGGDVDALDVEQFPGGFSNLTYLLRLGQPSEGGQEYVLRRAPLGPVAAKAHDMPREYRLLERVHPVLPVAPEPVLLVEDAAVIGAPFYLMERRRGVVVRTKLPSEYAALPDAPRQLSEALVDTLVDLHAVDIGAAGLRDLGKPEGFNARQVEGWAGRWRRARTDDLPPVEELHDEDVIAWLTANTPAESAHTLVHNDFKLDNLMLDPADPSRVVALLDWEMTTVGDPLADLGLTLTYWTMPQQPGGAENRIGANAPGFLSREEFLERYAARSGRDVANIAWYEVLGHFKLAVIVQQIYARYRAGQTKDPRFAPLGQQAAWLIGEAWQQIREVGGGRV
- a CDS encoding DUF421 domain-containing protein yields the protein MELFWSVLTDILTPQGGWSLRLILRIVLSSLLLLGYVIVLARIFGSRTFASFTSFDFLVNVAAGSLVASAILGNSIVESALSLLVLVLAQWGISAWGARSEAVQDTFDNSPVVLVENGQVREGAMRRSRVARATLEGKMREAGVTELSDVKFAVLESGGTISVVKA
- a CDS encoding histidine phosphatase family protein; its protein translation is MSELILVRHGQATPFEADTDRLSPLGEAQARAVGEWLVESGLEPTDVISGSLIRQRESARLASEAAGGSWPDPVTDPRLAEYDGDGLIRTLAPLLAARDPGFDALLRASEASREGLDRNRHLQRMLEPLAAAYLRGEVAHADVEPWAEFRARVHAFLRELLAGPSGRTVLAFTSGGVIGVTVAAVLRAPDESALTLNWRVRNGSLTRLTYGGGRASLDSFNETAHLNEALSSWR
- a CDS encoding alpha/beta hydrolase produces the protein MSLDPHLKEILLMMAAAPQPTGLEEMRAAVVANAARMPKRPVQIAGTRDMTVPGPASDLPARLYTPEGEGPHPLTVYFHGGGFVAYSIETHDSVCRELCAVANTAVLSVEYRLAPEHRFPAGVEDAYAALTWAAAHGEELGADTSRLALAGDSAGASLCIACTLLARDNGGPAIRAQLLIYPAADFVNTDRYPSRRENAEGYFLTEERMRFFGQMYLQDAAHGAHPHVSPLHAAELHDLPPALVMTAEFDPLRDEGAAYAQALQAAGVRAEHLPGPGMIHGFANMTALSPAAAGLLDQAAAWLGRELS
- a CDS encoding GGDEF domain-containing protein → MPVPDRRRFTPPTLPGGAGGNVAEGLRRRLYLAALGVGAAVLALVWLLTWGRGPYDPYVLYVHPLLLLMCLWTAAWLLRGRPLVVAERVVFVSNVLAIAAQMALALIAPEQAALGLASSAYWMLVALSILSYLLLSARGALLVSAGLYALCVALPWTGLVLRGRGPGDLPELVRVQLTCGAILVLLYGLAWYRQHFLLERGERLTLEALANTDALTGLPNRRALYAAVERLLEAPGQPACLILLDLDHFKGINDRHGHNVGDAVLAQAAARLRGALRGTDTVGRWGGEEFLIVLPGADAPGASQVAERLRREIGASPFAEAGPVTASLGVAEARPGDDLDRWVARADVALYRAKAAGRDRVCVGGPPPPERARG
- a CDS encoding glycosyltransferase family 1 protein, encoding MTSLPTRTAAPALLVVAHLRWDFVFQRPQHLMTRAARSRRVYYIEEPVFGAHADHLVSREEACGVTVVQPHVEAGHSPAESQARTARLLCGLVQEQELAEYDLWVYTPYELPITAGLTPRVTVYDCMDELAQFKGAPPELREREDQLFEQADLVFTGGHRLYEAKRERHAGAHPFPSSVEVEHFARARQNPEDAPDQRNLPRPRLGFYGVIDERFDIELIGELARRRPEWQFVLLGPVVKIDPADLPRGENLHYLGMKSYSELPTYLAYWDVALLPFALNEATEFISPTKTPEYLAAGVPVVSTPIRDVVRPYGEKDLVRIAQGVDDFEAACAEALAERPTSAGEERRARADVHLSTLSWDRTWRDMSALIERAAAEKQAESALAGVADD